Proteins encoded by one window of Xenopus tropicalis strain Nigerian chromosome 6, UCB_Xtro_10.0, whole genome shotgun sequence:
- the zhx1 gene encoding zinc fingers and homeoboxes protein 1 — MASKRKSTTPCMVLASEPDPDLEINSDNEERSPHPTTAENPAPESSSSEDDTVEPNDSDNQQNKTVEGGYECKYCSFQTPDLNMFTFHVDSEHPNVVLNSSYFCVECNFLTKRYDSLSEHNMKYHPGEDNFKLTMVKRNNQTIFEQTVNDLTFDGSFVQEENQEQDEPNSPGISISKTPIMKLMKDKSDKKRITVSQNAGDDSAEDIDVKRESDQKVKLQEETEKKTPPLVSEPAKTVNNIITNAPELASTIVTPANVLQSGLAQVITAVQAQQNCNIVSKVLIPVNSIPSYNAAMDNNTLLHGAYNNFPYPTVSEIKLLTSQTKFTEEQVKIWFSAQRLKHGVSWTPEEVEEARRKQCNGTVHTVPQTITVIPAHLSTGANGLPSIFQTCQIVGQPSLVLTQVAGTNALPVTTPIALAVAGVPNSAQLQKAPLATTQPIPETKRVLTIPAPQIPKQEQTVIGIDFSMRSKKTKEQLTALKISYLKSQFPHNSEIERLIKLTGLTKGEIKKWFSDTRYNQRNSKGSHGIHFTSDGGGIIFDSGDETIDSPTLVPPPQRSRQTWNPFPDFTPQKFKEKTAEQLDALEESFLKNSVPTDEELNKLRVQTKLTRREVDAWFSEKRRSTGIKEEASDLNESNAGLSIKEEVDANFGESDALGNKSGAMFPAKLGKKSPEQLHMLKNAFVHSQWPSSAEYDKLADQTGLARSDIVAWFGDTRYACKHNNLKWFYQYQGQNQNIMNGQTSTRKRGRGRPRGRGRGRPRGRPKGPRRTNNWERVTVPKHKTGKALLKDYYGTHKFLNEEDLDELVSKSRMGYEQVREWFAERHQREDAGLDPFDEEEEDEDDFLDDQDDEEENGDTDDSDTWEPPRHVRRRLSKRDD, encoded by the coding sequence ATGGCAAGTAAACGGAAATCGACAACACCATGCATGGTGCTCGCTAGCGAGCCTGATCCTGATCTGGAAATAAATTCAGATAACGAAGAAAGGTCTCCTCATCCTACGACAGCAGAGAACCCTGCTCCCGAGAGCTCCTCCAGTGAAGATGATACGGTAGAACCCAACGATTCTGACAATCAGCAAAATAAAACAGTCGAAGGCGGTTACGAATGTAAATACTGTTCTTTTCAGACTCCGGACTTAAATATGTTTACTTTCCATGTAGATTCCGAACACCCCAATGTAGTGCTGAATTCTTCCTATTTTTGTGTGGAGTGTAACTTCCTAACTAAACGGTATGATTCTCTCTCCGAGCACAACATGAAGTACCATCCTGGAGAGGACAACTTTAAGTTAACCATGGTCAAACGCAACAACCAGACAATTTTCGAACAAACGGTTAACGATCTGACATTCGACGGCAGTTTTGTTCAAGAGGAAAACCAGGAACAGGACGAGCCTAACTCCCCAGGAATATCAATTAGCAAGACCCCAATCATGAAACTAATGAAGGACAAGTCCGACAAGAAGCGGATTACAGTGTCTCAAAATGCAGGTGATGACAGTGCAGAGGACATTGATGTAAAAAGGGAGAGTGACCAAAAGGTGAAACTGCAAGAAGAGACAGAAAAAAAGACACCTCCGCTTGTTTCTGAGCCGGCTAAAACAGTAAATAACATTATCACTAATGCCCCAGAACTCGCTAGTACCATTGTAACTCCGGCTAATGTTCTTCAGTCTGGCCTAGCACAAGTTATCACAGCTGTTCAGGCACAACAGAATTGCAATATCGTTTCCAAAGTCTTAATACCTGTCAATAGCATTCCCAGCTACAACGCTGCCATGGACAATAATACCCTTTTACACGGTGCTTACAACAATTTTCCCTACCCCACAGTCTCGGAAATTAAACTCCTTACTTCTCAAACCAAATTCACAGAGGAGCAAGTAAAAATCTGGTTCTCTGCGCAGCGCCTCAAGCACGGGGTCAGTTGGACGCCCGAAGAAGTGGAAGAAGCGCGGCGAAAGCAGTGCAACGGTACAGTTCATACCGTTCCTCAGACAATTACAGTGATTCCTGCTCATCTGTCCACTGGTGCCAATGGTTTGCCTTCTATTTTTCAAACGTGCCAAATAGTAGGTCAGCCAAGTCTTGTTCTCACCCAGGTTGCAGGTACAAATGCATTACCTGTGACTACACCCATAGCATTGGCTGTAGCTGGAGTTCCAAACAGTGCCCAGCTGCAGAAGGCCCCACTGGCCACCACCCAACCAATACCAGAAACAAAACGAGTGTTGACTATCCCCGCACCACAGATTCCCAAGCAGGAACAGACTGTGATAGGTATTGATTTCAGTATGCGTTCAAAGAAAACAAAGGAACAGTTGACTGCACTGAAAATTAGCTACTTAAAAAGCCAGTTTCCACATAATTCCGAAATTGAACGCTTAATAAAACTGACAGGTCTCACAAAAGGGGAGATCAAAAAATGGTTTAGTGATACGCGATACAACCAAAGGAATTCAAAGGGTAGTCATGGTATTCATTTCACTAGTGACGGTGGGGGCATAATCTTCGATTCTGGCGATGAAACAATAGACTCTCCTACTCTCGTGCCACCACCGCAACGCAGCAGGCAAACTTGGAACCCTTTCCCAGATTTCACACCTCAGAAGTTTAAGGAAAAGACTGCAGAACAGCTTGATGCTTTGGAGGAAAGTTTTCTAAAAAACTCTGTACCCACAGATGAGGAACTAAACAAATTAAGGGTTCAGACTAAACTAACAAGAAGAGAAGTCGATGCCTGGTTCTCGGAGAAAAGGAGATCTACAGGCATAAAGGAGGAAGCAAGTGACCTTAATGAGAGTAATGCAGGCCTGTCTATAAAAGAAGAGGTGGACGCAAATTTTGGGGAAAGTGATGCTTTGGGAAATAAGTCGGGGGCAATGTTTCCGGCAAAGCTTGGAAAAAAGTCCCCGGAACAGTTGCACATGCTTAAAAATGCATTTGTGCATTCACAGTGGCCATCCTCGGCAGAATACGATAAGCTGGCGGATCAAACAGGACTTGCCAGGAGTGATATTGTGGCCTGGTTTGGAGACACGAGGTATGCGTGTAAGCATAACAATCTGAAATGGTTCTACCAATATCAAGGGCAGAACCAGAACATTATGAATGGCCAAACCTCAACTCGAAAACGGGGAAGAGGCAGGCCGAGAGGTAGAGGAAGAGGGAGGCCTCGAGGGCGTCCAAAGGGTCCAAGAAGGACAAATAATTGGGAGAGGGTGACGGTGCCAAAACACAAAACTGGGAAAGCACTGCTAAAGGACTACTATGGGACACACAAATTCCTTAACGAGGAAGACCTCGACGAATTGGTTTCCAAATCTCGCATGGGCTATGAGCAGGTGAGGGAATGGTTTGCAGAAAGGCATCAAAGAGAGGATGCTGGTCTGGATCCTTTTGATGAAGAGGAAGAAGACGAGGATGACTTTTTGGATGACCAAGATGATGAGGAAGAGAATGGAGACACGGATGATAGCGACACCTGGGAGCCCCCAAGACACGTTAGGCGCAGACTTTCTAAAAGGGATGATTGA